The following proteins are co-located in the Phragmites australis chromosome 10, lpPhrAust1.1, whole genome shotgun sequence genome:
- the LOC133930938 gene encoding SPX domain-containing membrane protein OsI_21475-like isoform X1 → MVNFGKKLMADQIPEWKGYYINYKMMKKKVKQYGQQLQQGEKDRSRVLKDFSKMLDDQIEKIVLFLLKQQGMLASRIEKLGKQRAILQEQPDISGIAELREAYREVGLDLIKLLKFVDLNATGIRKILKKFDKRFGYRFTDYYVTTRSNHPYSQLQQVFKHVGVGAVVGALSRNLAELQVRQGSYLSIYDQPSAALKDPIIDMINSSVDKLTRSTNFLRFLGQHALIVDESPSTAGEEEIEDQKYHFMSLMLNLVNTFLYMVNTYIIVPTADDYSVSLGAASTVCGVVIGSMAVAQIFSSVYFSAWSNKSYFKPLVFSSIVLFLGNVCYAMAYDMKSLTVLIVGRLLCGMGSARAVNRRYISDCVPARIRMQASAGFVSASALGMACGPALAGLLQWKFKIYMVTFNQSTLPGWVMAVAWLLYLVWLWISFKEPNRATEVNDAPQNPASGQRVDIGKLENGLAQPLLTDSGIKRNEDEYEEVDGSEEAAEDSHKPATSIGSAYRLLTPSVKVQLLIYFMLKYAMEILLSESSVITNHYFSWNTSAVAIFLAILGLTVLPVNAVVGTYISNMFEDRQLLMASQITLLVGIIFSFKVTSTYSAIQYVGSALVTFVSAEVLEGVNLALLSSVMSSRLARGTYNGGLLSTEAGTLARVIADCTITAAGYLGVGKLLNVTLLPSLVICGASIACTLLTYNSLF, encoded by the exons ATGGTTAACTTCGGGAAAAAATTGATGGCTGATCAAATTCCAGAATGGAAAGG ATATTATATAAACTacaagatgatgaagaagaaagttaAACAGTATGGCCAGCAGCTCCAACAGGGTGAGAAAGATCGTAGCCGGGTTCTCAAGGATTTCTCAAAGATGCTTGATGATCAG ATCGAGAAGATTGTCCTGTTTCTGCTAAAACAACAAGGAATGTTGGCAAGCAGGATAGAGAAGTTAGGAAAGCAAAGGGCAATACTACAAGAGCAGCCAGATATATCTGGTATTGCTGAGTTACGAGAAGCTTACAGGGAAGTTGGTCTGGATCTCATCAAACTTCTCAAGTTCGTTGATCTTAATGCAACTGGCATTaggaaaattttgaagaagtttGATAAGCGCTTCGGTTACAGATTTACTGATTACTATGTGACAACTAGATCAAATCATCCCTACTCTCAGCTACAGCAGGTCTTCAAGCATGTG GGTGTAGGAGCTGTTGTAGGAGCCTTGTCACGTAACCTTGCAGAACTTCAGGTGCGTCAGGGAAGTTACTTGTCTATTTATGATCAGCCATCTGCTGCTCTTAAG GACCCAATCATTGATATGATAAATTCGTCAGTGGATAAGCTAACACGCTCGACTAATTTTCTTCGATTTTTGGGGCAACATGCCCTGATTGTGGATGAGTCTCCTAGTACTGCAGgggaagaagaaatagaagaccAAAAATATCATTTCATGTCCCTTATGCTGAACCTGGTGAACACATTCCTTTATATGGTCAACACATACATCATTGTGCCAACTGCAGATGACTACTCAGTGAGCCTGGGGGCTGCTTCTACTGTTTGTGGTGTTGTCATTGGTTCAATGGCTGTTGCACAAATATTTTCCTCGGTTTACTTCAGTGCATGGTCCAACAAGTCATATTTCAAACCACTTGTTTTCAGTAGCATTGTTCTTTTCTTGGGGAATGTGTGCTATGCAATGGCATATGATATGAAGTCCCTAACAGTCCTTATTGTCGGCCGTTTACTCTGTGG GATGGGTTCTGCAAGAGCTGTCAATCGCCGTTACATTAGTGACTGTGTCCCTGCAAGGATACGTATGCAAGCTTCAGCAGGATTTGTTAGTGCAAGTGCACTTGGCATGGCCTGTGGGCCAGCGCTAGCTGGTCTACTTCAGTGGAAATTTAAGATCTACATGGTTACTTTCAATCAATCAACTCTACCTGGTTGGGTGATGGCAGTTGCATGGCTATTGTACTTAGTGTGGCTATGGATCTCATTCAAGGAACCAAACCGTGCTACTGAGGTGAATGATGCCCCACAAAATCCTGCTTCTG GACAAAGGGTGGATATTGGGAAACTAGAAAATGGACTTGCGCAGCCATTGCTCACAGACTCAGGAATTAAACgaaatgaagatgaatatgaAGAAGTTGATGGCAGTGAGGAAGCTGCAGAAGACTCTCACAAGCCTGCAACATCTATTGGCTCAGCATACAGATTACTTACTCCGTCAGTAAAG GTCCAATTGTTGATATACTTCATGCTCAAATACGCAATGGAGATTTTACTTTCGGAGTCAAGTGTTATCACCAATCATTATTTCAGTTGGAATACAAGCGCAGTGGCAATATTTCTCGCAATCCTTGGGTTGACAGTCCTTCCTGTTAATGCTGTTGTTGGGACATACATCAGCAACATGTTTGAGGACAG GCAACTCTTGATGGCATCTCAAATTACGTTGCTAGTAGGCATTATTTTCAGCTTCAAAGTTACGAGTACATACTCTGCTATCCAGTACGTCGGCTCAGCACTCGTCACATTTGTGTCTGCCGAAGTTCTTGAAG GCGTGAACCTCGCCCTCCTATCAAGCGTGATGTCATCCCGTCTCGCCCGTGGCACATACAACGGTGGCCTCCTCTCGACGGAGGCAGGGACCTTGGCAAGGGTGATCGCAGACTGCACCATCACCGCGGCGGGCTACCTGGGCGTGGGGAAGCTCCTCAACGTCACTCTGCTGCCGTCCCTGGTGATCTGCGGCGCGTCCATCGCGTGCACCCTCCTGACGTACAACTCGCTCTTCTAA
- the LOC133930938 gene encoding SPX domain-containing membrane protein OsI_21475-like isoform X2 — translation MIEKIVLFLLKQQGMLASRIEKLGKQRAILQEQPDISGIAELREAYREVGLDLIKLLKFVDLNATGIRKILKKFDKRFGYRFTDYYVTTRSNHPYSQLQQVFKHVGVGAVVGALSRNLAELQVRQGSYLSIYDQPSAALKDPIIDMINSSVDKLTRSTNFLRFLGQHALIVDESPSTAGEEEIEDQKYHFMSLMLNLVNTFLYMVNTYIIVPTADDYSVSLGAASTVCGVVIGSMAVAQIFSSVYFSAWSNKSYFKPLVFSSIVLFLGNVCYAMAYDMKSLTVLIVGRLLCGMGSARAVNRRYISDCVPARIRMQASAGFVSASALGMACGPALAGLLQWKFKIYMVTFNQSTLPGWVMAVAWLLYLVWLWISFKEPNRATEVNDAPQNPASGQRVDIGKLENGLAQPLLTDSGIKRNEDEYEEVDGSEEAAEDSHKPATSIGSAYRLLTPSVKVQLLIYFMLKYAMEILLSESSVITNHYFSWNTSAVAIFLAILGLTVLPVNAVVGTYISNMFEDRQLLMASQITLLVGIIFSFKVTSTYSAIQYVGSALVTFVSAEVLEGVNLALLSSVMSSRLARGTYNGGLLSTEAGTLARVIADCTITAAGYLGVGKLLNVTLLPSLVICGASIACTLLTYNSLF, via the exons ATG ATCGAGAAGATTGTCCTGTTTCTGCTAAAACAACAAGGAATGTTGGCAAGCAGGATAGAGAAGTTAGGAAAGCAAAGGGCAATACTACAAGAGCAGCCAGATATATCTGGTATTGCTGAGTTACGAGAAGCTTACAGGGAAGTTGGTCTGGATCTCATCAAACTTCTCAAGTTCGTTGATCTTAATGCAACTGGCATTaggaaaattttgaagaagtttGATAAGCGCTTCGGTTACAGATTTACTGATTACTATGTGACAACTAGATCAAATCATCCCTACTCTCAGCTACAGCAGGTCTTCAAGCATGTG GGTGTAGGAGCTGTTGTAGGAGCCTTGTCACGTAACCTTGCAGAACTTCAGGTGCGTCAGGGAAGTTACTTGTCTATTTATGATCAGCCATCTGCTGCTCTTAAG GACCCAATCATTGATATGATAAATTCGTCAGTGGATAAGCTAACACGCTCGACTAATTTTCTTCGATTTTTGGGGCAACATGCCCTGATTGTGGATGAGTCTCCTAGTACTGCAGgggaagaagaaatagaagaccAAAAATATCATTTCATGTCCCTTATGCTGAACCTGGTGAACACATTCCTTTATATGGTCAACACATACATCATTGTGCCAACTGCAGATGACTACTCAGTGAGCCTGGGGGCTGCTTCTACTGTTTGTGGTGTTGTCATTGGTTCAATGGCTGTTGCACAAATATTTTCCTCGGTTTACTTCAGTGCATGGTCCAACAAGTCATATTTCAAACCACTTGTTTTCAGTAGCATTGTTCTTTTCTTGGGGAATGTGTGCTATGCAATGGCATATGATATGAAGTCCCTAACAGTCCTTATTGTCGGCCGTTTACTCTGTGG GATGGGTTCTGCAAGAGCTGTCAATCGCCGTTACATTAGTGACTGTGTCCCTGCAAGGATACGTATGCAAGCTTCAGCAGGATTTGTTAGTGCAAGTGCACTTGGCATGGCCTGTGGGCCAGCGCTAGCTGGTCTACTTCAGTGGAAATTTAAGATCTACATGGTTACTTTCAATCAATCAACTCTACCTGGTTGGGTGATGGCAGTTGCATGGCTATTGTACTTAGTGTGGCTATGGATCTCATTCAAGGAACCAAACCGTGCTACTGAGGTGAATGATGCCCCACAAAATCCTGCTTCTG GACAAAGGGTGGATATTGGGAAACTAGAAAATGGACTTGCGCAGCCATTGCTCACAGACTCAGGAATTAAACgaaatgaagatgaatatgaAGAAGTTGATGGCAGTGAGGAAGCTGCAGAAGACTCTCACAAGCCTGCAACATCTATTGGCTCAGCATACAGATTACTTACTCCGTCAGTAAAG GTCCAATTGTTGATATACTTCATGCTCAAATACGCAATGGAGATTTTACTTTCGGAGTCAAGTGTTATCACCAATCATTATTTCAGTTGGAATACAAGCGCAGTGGCAATATTTCTCGCAATCCTTGGGTTGACAGTCCTTCCTGTTAATGCTGTTGTTGGGACATACATCAGCAACATGTTTGAGGACAG GCAACTCTTGATGGCATCTCAAATTACGTTGCTAGTAGGCATTATTTTCAGCTTCAAAGTTACGAGTACATACTCTGCTATCCAGTACGTCGGCTCAGCACTCGTCACATTTGTGTCTGCCGAAGTTCTTGAAG GCGTGAACCTCGCCCTCCTATCAAGCGTGATGTCATCCCGTCTCGCCCGTGGCACATACAACGGTGGCCTCCTCTCGACGGAGGCAGGGACCTTGGCAAGGGTGATCGCAGACTGCACCATCACCGCGGCGGGCTACCTGGGCGTGGGGAAGCTCCTCAACGTCACTCTGCTGCCGTCCCTGGTGATCTGCGGCGCGTCCATCGCGTGCACCCTCCTGACGTACAACTCGCTCTTCTAA